A single region of the Triticum dicoccoides isolate Atlit2015 ecotype Zavitan chromosome 2B, WEW_v2.0, whole genome shotgun sequence genome encodes:
- the LOC119364640 gene encoding protein-L-isoaspartate O-methyltransferase has product MSLAAAASTSCRFLSPSTAARRRFLHHLLAAPAPPRPPQLRRCSPYHWMAQFWTEGSLEKNNALVEYLKQHGVVRTDKVAEVMETIDRALFVPEGFTPYIDSPMPIGYNATISAPHMHATCLELLKDHLQPGMHALDVGSGSGYLTACFAMMVGPEGRAVGIEHIPELVAASTENVERSAAAALLKDGSLSFHVSDGRLGWPDAAPYDAIHVGAAAPEIPRPLLEQLKPGGRMVIPVGTYSQDLQVIDKSADGSTSVRNDASVRYVPLTSRSAQLQDS; this is encoded by the exons ATGTCCCTCGCCGCCGCAGCCTCCACGTCGTGCCGCTTCCTGTCGCCCTCCACGGCCGCCCGCCGCCggttcctccaccacctcctcgccGCGCCCGCGCCCCCGAGGCCGCCGCAGCTACGGCGCTGCTCCCCGTACCACTGGATGGCG CAATTTTGGACTGAAGGATCACTGGAGAAGAACAACGCTCTGGTTGAATACCTGAAACAGCATGGTGTTGTTCGAACAGATAAAGTGGCAGAAGTTATGGAAACTATCGACCGAGCCTTATTTGTACCGGAGGGCTTTACCCCTTACATTGACAGTCCTATGCCTATTGGTTACAATGCAACAATATCCGCTCCTCACATGCATGCAACCTGCTTAGAACTGTTGAAGGATCATTTACAGCCAGGCATGCATGCTCTGGACGTTGGATCAG GCAGTGGCTACTTGACAGCTTGTTTTGCAATGATGGTCGGACCAGAAGGTCGTGCAGTGGGGATTGAACACATTCCTGAACTTGTTGCTGCTTCAACTGAAAATGTTGAACGGAGTGCTGCAGCAGCACTACTGAAGGATGGTTCACTTTCTTTTCATGTTTCAG ATGGAAGGCTTGGCTGGCCGGATGCGGCGCCATACGATGCTATTCATGTGGGCGCAGCGGCACCTGAGATCCCTCGGCCGCTGCTGGAGCAGCTGAAGCCTGGCGGGCGCATGGTCATACCCGTCGGCACATACTCTCAAGACTTGCAGGTGATCGACAAGAGCGCCGACGGATCCACCAGCGTCCGGAACGATGCCTCTGTCCGCTACGTCCCTCTGACCAGCCGCTCTGCTCAGCTGCAGGACAGCTGA
- the LOC119364641 gene encoding protein MHF2 homolog, whose translation MEDFHEETREARDETFNPDLIRAIFKLVWSRRTDRGVVVDEAIDIEPAAETSRRNRSTSANASALQVSCELLRMFVAEAVQRCAVIAEAEGTTTIEPTHLERVLPQLLLDF comes from the exons ATGGAAGATTTCCATGAAGAGACGCGCGAGGCACGCGACGAGACCTTCAATCCG GACCTGATCCGCGCGATATTCAAGCTTGTGTGGAGCCGGCGGACCGATAGGGGCGTCGTCGTCGACGAGGCCATAGACATCGAG CCTGCTGCGGAGACGTCAAGGAGGAACCGGAGTACCTCTG CTAATGCAAGTGCCCTGCAAGTGAGCTGCGAACTTCTTCGGATGTTTGTCGCAG AGGCTGTCCAGCGCTGTGCTGTTATCGCTGAAGCAGAGGGGACGACCACAATTGAGCCCACCCACCTGGAGCGAGTCTTGCCACAGCTTCTTCTGGACTTCTAG
- the LOC119364639 gene encoding uncharacterized protein LOC119364639, giving the protein MLCAPPQTLRPSRPLLPPPRCSGSTQPSPSSAGNIRRQVLQPEGRAKLDPRSDRDFYAFPRLVKHVDDGFLATLTDLYRERLRPESDVLDLMSSWVSHLPPEMLFRRVVGHGLNAQELAKNPRLDYFFVSDLNREQRLELESASFDAVLCTVSVQYLQSPEKVFAEIYRVLKPGGVCIVSFSNRMFYEKAIGAWREGSAYSRVQLVTQYFQCVEGFTQPEVVRRLPPSDAGGKSGSSPLEALMRLFGQANSDPFYALISYRNFKPM; this is encoded by the exons ATGCTCTGCGCTCCGCCGCAAACGCTGCGTCCGTCGCGGCCGCTCTTGCCCCCACCGCGATGCTCCGGCAGCACGCAGCCGTCGCCGTCCTCGGCCGGAAACATCCGGCGGCAGGTGCTCCAGCCCGAGGGCCGCGCGAAGCTGGACCCGCGCTCCGACCGCGACTTCTACGCGTTCCCGCGCCTCGTCAAGCACGTCGACGACGGCTTCCTCGCCACGCTCACCGACCTCTACCGGGAGCGGCTGCGCCCGGAGTCGGACGTGCTGGACCTCATGAGCTCCTGGGTGAGCCACCTGCCCCCGGAGATGCTGTTCCGGCGGGTCGTCGGCCACGGGCTCAACGCGCAGGAGCTGGCCAAGAACCCGCGCCTGGACTACTTCTTCGTCAGCGACCTCAACCGGGAGCAGCGGCTGGAGCTCGAGAGCGCCTCCTTCGACGCCGTGCTCTGCACCGTGAGCGTGCAGTACCTGCAATCGCCTGAAAAA GTTTTCGCGGAGATCTACCGGGTGCTGAAGCCGGGAGGGGTGTGCATCGTGAGCTTCAGCAACCGGATGTTCTACGAGAAGGCGATCGGCGCGTGGCGGGAGGGGTCCGCCTACAGCCGCGTCCAGCTCGTGACGCAGTACTTCCAGTGCGTCGAAGGGTTCACGCAGCCGGAGGTGGTCAGGAGGCTGCCCCCCTCGGACGCCGGCGGAAAGTCGGGCTCGTCGCCGCTGGAGGCCCTGATGAGGCTGTTCGGGCAGGCCAACTCTGACCCGTTTTACGCGCTCATCTCGTACAGAAACTTCAAGCCCATGTGA